GGAAGCGCCGCGCGCGTCCTCTATCTCCTCTCGGCGGCGGGGTACACCGTGACCGTCGGCGCGCTCAACGAGGGCGACACCGACACCGAAACCGCCCGCCACCTCGGGTTCGATGTCGTCACGGTCCCCCCGTACGCGGGGATCGACGAGGCGACGCGGGAGACCGTCGCCGAGCGCGTGGCGGACGCCGACGTCGTCGTCGTCACCGACGTGGAGGTGGGCGACGGCAACCTCCCGAACCTCGCCGCCGCCGCCGCCGCGGACGAGATCGTCGTCGTCGAACAACGGCCGTTCGGGGAACGGAACTTCGCCGGGGATCGGGGGACGGAGGCGTACGACCGCCTCCGCCGGAACGGGACGGTCGTCGGACAGCGCGGCGTCCTCGGGGCGGTCGAGGCCGCCGTGAGCGACGGCGCGAGGGCGGCGACGGACCGGACGGGCGACGGGACGGGAGCCGACGAGACGCCGGCGGACGATCGACCGGCGACCGGCCGGGACGACCCGTTCTCGTCCCCGCCGCCGTCGTCCCGTTACTCGTCGTCGAGCGAGTCATAGAGACGGTCGCCGACGAGGGTGCCGACGACCCCCGGCAACACGAGAAACGAGACGGCGAGGACGGTCACGAGCCCGAACCAGCGCGAGACCGGATCGGTCGGCGGCCACAGGAGGGGGAGCGCCTCGACGACGACGTCTCGGAAGACGACAACCGAGAGGCCGGCGGCGACCGCCGAACAGCCGAGACGGACGGCGAGTCGCTCGCGCGAGGGGCCGGGATTGGGTGTCGGAAACGTGTCTGTCACGTCCGCCCGTACGGACTGGGACATATAAACCCACCACCGCTGTGTTCAATAGCTCCCGACTCATAATATACGCGACATTATTCGCATGAAACTCGCACTCATCGGCGTCGGCCAGGCCGGCGGCAAGGTGGTAGACGCGCTCGTCCGGTACGACGCCGAGACACGGAGCGGCTTCATCGGCGCCGCGGTCGCGGTGAACACCGCCCGCGCGGACCTGCTCGGGCTCGAACAGATCCCACCAGCGAAACGCGTGCTCGTGGGACAGGCCCGGGTGAAGGGCCACGGCGTCGGTGCGGACAACGAACTCGGCGCGGAGGTGATGTCCGAGGACGTCGGCGAGGTGCTGGCCGCCCTCGACGCGGTCCACTCCCACGAGGTCGACGCCTTTCTGGTGGTGGCGGGCCTCGGCGGCGGCACCGGCTCCGGCGGCGCGCCAGTGATCGCCCGCGGGCTCAAACGGCTTCACACGGAGCCAGTGTACGGCCTCGCGCTCCTCCCCGGGAGCGACGAGGGGGGGATCTACACGCTCAACGCCGCGCGGTCGTTCCAGACGTTCGTCCGCGAGGTGGACAACCTGCTCGTCTTCGACAACGATGCCTGGCGGCGGAGCGGCGAGTCGCTCGAGACCGGGTACGCCGAGAGCAACGCGGAACTCGCCCGACGGCTCGGCGTGCTCTTCTCCGCGGGCGAACCCGGGCGGGAGGTCGCCGAGAGCGTCGTCGACGCGAGCGAGATCATCAACACGCTCGCGTCGGGCGGCGTCTCGACGATCGGCTACGCGGCCGCGCCGGTCGAGCGCTCGGCGTCCGGGCTGTTCTCGCGCTTCCGGGCCGCCCCGACGACCACCGACGACGGCGGGGCGACGAACCGCGTGTCG
This Salinigranum marinum DNA region includes the following protein-coding sequences:
- a CDS encoding tubulin/FtsZ family protein — its product is MKLALIGVGQAGGKVVDALVRYDAETRSGFIGAAVAVNTARADLLGLEQIPPAKRVLVGQARVKGHGVGADNELGAEVMSEDVGEVLAALDAVHSHEVDAFLVVAGLGGGTGSGGAPVIARGLKRLHTEPVYGLALLPGSDEGGIYTLNAARSFQTFVREVDNLLVFDNDAWRRSGESLETGYAESNAELARRLGVLFSAGEPGREVAESVVDASEIINTLASGGVSTIGYAAAPVERSASGLFSRFRAAPTTTDDGGATNRVSSLVRRATLGRLTLPCEVRGTERALLVVSGPPAALSRRGIERGRTWLEDETGTMEVRGGDYPTDSSYVAAVVLLSGVTSVPRIKELQAVAIEAQRDFHERDAASPERLAALLNTDDELDVLF